A segment of the Catenuloplanes nepalensis genome:
CAGCCAGATCGTGCGTGGCCATCAGCACCGCCCGTTCCCGTGCGATCGTGGTGAACAGCTCGGTCAGCACCTCCTGGGAGGGCATGTCCAGGCCGGTGAACGGCTCGTCGAGCAGCAGCACGGCCGGGTCGAGCGCGAGCGCGCGGGCGACCAGCACGCGCTGCCGCTGGCCGCCGGAGAGCTCGCCGACCGGCCGGGTGCGCAGGTCGCCCAGCCGGACCCGGTCGAGCGCGTCCCAGACCGCGGTCCAGTGCGCGACCCGGGGGCGGCGGAACAGGCCGATCCGGCGCACGAGTCCGCTGAGCACCACGTCCTGCACGGAGGCGGGGAAGTCCCAGGCGAACTCGTGGCGCTGCGGCACGTACCCCGGATTGGTGATCGTGGTCTTTCCGCCGGTCAGTGGCAGGAGGCCGAGGGCGGCGCGGAGCAGCGTGGTCTTGCCGGCACCGTTCGGGCCGAGCAGCGCGGTGAACTCGCCCGCGGCCACGCTCATGGTGACGTTCTCCAGTGCGGGACGGCCGCCGAGCCGCACCGTCACGTCGTCGAGCGACAGCACCGGGCTCATGCCGACTCCCGCGCGCGCTCGGCGGCCCGGCGTACCGCGGCACCGCGCACGGCCACGCTGACCAGTAGCGCGATCAGCAGCAGCGCGGCCAGGCCGAGCACACCGAGGAGCCACCCCGGAAAACCTCGATCATCAGCGGGTACGGACGGCGGCGCGGACGGCGACGCGACCGCGATCGTGCCGGCGCGGGCCTCGTCCGGGCCGGCCGCGTCGCCGACCGCGAAGCGCAGCGTGGTGCTCGCGGTCGCGGTGCCGCCGCCGGCCAGTTCCGCGGTCACGTCCAGCGCGATCAGGTAGACGCCGGGCGCGCCGAACACCCAGTTCGCGTGCGTGTGCGTGTTCCGGTCGACCCAGAGCGGCTGCGGGTACGCGTTCGCCGAGTCCCACAGCACCTGTGGCGCGCCGAGCGTGCCCGACTGGAGGAACACGGTCAGTCTGCCCGGCCCTTGCACGCCGCGCAGGTTCATCGTGACGCCGCGGCCGGCTTGGGCCAGCAGGCCGGGGTCCTGCGTGTTCCAGCCGAGCCAGACCACGCCCTCCTGCTGGGTCTGCGGCAGCACGTGCACGGACGTGCCCGCGGGCGCGCCGAGGAACGCGTAGGCCGGGTCGTCCGGGACCTCCTGCTTCGCCGCGTCGCGCACGCGGATGACGGCCTCGTCCGGGCTCCGCCACACCGGCGGCGCCGCCTCGTCGTCGTGGATCTGGATGCTCCACGTGTCGTCGCGGAACCGCGGGCCCACGTCGACGTGCCCGGTCTCCAGGATCGCGGGACCGGTGGCCAGTCCCTGGTCCGGGTCGAGGCTCTGGGAGAGGCCGTCCGGCGACGGTACGGCCAGCGCGGCGGCCACCATGACGCGGCCGAGGAGTGCCAACACAGCGTTTTCCTTAGGAGAGGCAGCGTTTGAGCGAGTCCGCGTTGAAGCGCATCATCGCGAGGTACGTGGTGATCCGGCCGTCGAACGTGTCGCCGTAGATGTCGCAGACCGCGACGTCCTGCTCGCGCGCGACCTCGACCAGCGTGGACGAGCGGGCGCGCAGGTTCGGCTCCAGGAACACGGCCCGGATCTCGAGCGTGCGCAGCGTCTCGGTGAGCTTGCGGCGGTCGGCCAGGCTCGGCTCGGCCGCCGGGTTCGGCGTGACGAAGCCCGCGACCGGGATGCCGTACGCCTTGGCCAGGTAGCCGAACGCGTCGTGCGTGGTGACCAGGTAGCGCCGCGACGCCGGGATCGACGCGATCGTGCCGGTCAGGTAGGCGTCCAATGTGGTCAGCTCGCGCAGGTAGCGGTCCGCGTTCTCCCGGTAGGTGCCGGTCCCGGCCGGGTCGACGCCGATCAGCGTGTCCCGGATCAGCTCGGTGTAGGCCATCGCGTTGCCGGCGTCCTGCCACAGGTGCGGGTCGATCTCGCCGTGCACGTGCCGGCCCAGCACGGCCTGCGGCAGCTGGTAGACCCGGTCCCGGCCGAGGAACCGGAACGCGGTGCCGCCGGGCACCTCCTGCAGCGCCTTGGCCGGCACCTCGATCACGGTCCGCGCCGGGTCGTGCCGGTGCTGGCCGGACTCGCCGCCGCCGTGCGGGTCCGCGTAGAGGTACAGCTCGCCGGTGTCGATGTCCGCGGTCAGATCCGCGTGGCCCTGCCCGAGCACGTCCGCGCCGGCCATGCCGGGGACGCCGTGCGGGTCGACGCCGACCGCGAACGTGAACGTGTTCTCGCCGAGCGGCACGGCACCGGCGTCCGCCTCGATCGCCAGGTCCGCGCGCAGCGTCAGCCGGTAGACGCCCGGCTCGGTGAACGCCCAGCTCATGTGCGTGTGCGCGTCGGCCGGCAGCACGACGGTGCCCTGCTTTTCCGAGGAGTCGAATACCATCTCCGGCTTGCCGAACGAGCCGGTCAGATAGGCGAGTAACCGCCCGGGTCCCTCCGCGCGGACCGCGGTGAGACGGACGTCGGAGGAGCGGGTGACGCCGTAGGCCGAGCCGGTGCCGCGGGCGCGCAGGCCGAGCCAGATCGTGTCCAGCGAGACGTTCTCGACCAGCGGGATGATCTCGGCGGCGTACTTCGTGGCGCCCTCGGCCAGCGAGACGTTCGGGATGCCGTCGCGCAGGTTCGCGTCCAGCGCCTTGATCACGGCGGCCGGTTCGAGCAGCAGGTAGTTGCTGAACGCCAGGTCCGCGTAGACCGTGTTGCGCACGTCGCGCAGGGTCGGCTCGTAGCCGTGCGGGTCCGCGTCGTCCGGCACCAGCGAGTCGACCAGCACCCGGTCGCCGCCGACGTTGCGGACCAGGTCGGCGAGGATGCCGGTGGTGGTGACGACCTGCACCCGGCCCTCGTCGCCGGTGAACGCGGGCGGCGCCGCGCACCCGGTCAGGGCAAGCACGCTGAGCACCGCGAGCAGCACCCTCATCTGATCTCCGTACGCTGGTGGGAGTCGCGGTCCCGCTCCAATTCCGGTGGAGCGGGACCGCGGCCCGATCTAGTTCGAAACCTGGAAGGTGTACGTCCGCGCGCCCGTGGTGAGCGCGGCGCCGGACGGTGTGGTCGCCGTGACCTCGAACGTCACCGCGTAGGTGCCGGCCGCGCTGAACGCCCAGTTCGCGTGGGCGTGCGCCGCGGTCGCCACGGTCCCGCTGTCCGGCAGGCCGTCACCGGAGTCGAACAGCTTCGTCGGCGTGCCGAACGCGCTGGTCGTGTAGACGCTGAACCGGCCGGGCCCGCTGACCCCGGTGAGCCGGAACGTCAGCGTGTTCCCCTGCACCGCGCCGGACGCGACCCCGGCGGTGTCCCAGCCCGCGTAGAGCAGGTTCGGGTTCTGTGACTGCGGCAGCACCCAGACCGTGCTGCCCGGCGTGCCGAGGAACGACCACGCGCTGCCGCTGGGCACGGTGACCTTCGCGGCGGCCGGCACGCCGAGCGTGACGTCCGCCGGGTCCCGGTCGACCGGGGTGGCGCCGGTGCCGTCCCGCAGGTCCAGCGTGAGCGCGCCGCCGGCGTAGTCGACGTCGAGCACGTCGACGTGCCCGGCCGTCAGCGTGACCGGCGCGGCCTGCGCCGGTGCCGCGATCAGCGTGGAGGCGACGGCCGCGATCAGCGCGACCGCGACCTTCATCGCTGCACCCGGAACGTGTAGACGGCCGGCTCGGACGTGACGGTCTCGCCGGTGGCGGCCAGCGTGGCGGACGCGGTGACCGTGAACCGGTAGGTGCCGGCCCGGTCGAACGCCCAGTTGACGTGCTCGTGGTCGCCGACGCCGATCGACAGCGTGTCCGGCAGGCCGTCGGTGTCGTCCGCGAGCACGGTGGGCGCGCCGACCGCGTCCTGCGTGAAGATCGCGATGTCGCCCGGGCCCTGCACGCCGGTGAGGTTGATCCGGACCGTGTCGCCGGTGAACACGCCGGCCTCCAGCTCCTCGGCGGACAGCCCGGCGAAGAGCAGCTCCGGGTCCTGCACCTGCGGAAGCACCCAGACCGGCTGGCCGGCGCTGCCGAGGAACGCGTAGGCCTCCTCGGCCGGGATCGCGGTCTTCGCCTCGCGCTTGACCAGCAGCACGGCCTCGGACGGCGCGAACTCGGAGTCGCTGTTCTCGTCGTGGATCGCGAGCTCGAGCGCGCCGTCCTCGAACTCCACGTCGATCGCGTCGACGTGGCCGGCGCTGAGCACGGCCGGTGCGGTGTACGCCTGGGCCGGGCCGGCGGCCGCGACCAGCGCGGCGGCCACGGCGCCGGTGCCGGCGAGCAGGCGGATGGAGTGTCGCATGCGTTCTCCCATCGATGAGCCGTCCCCAGTGGATGACTCTCGCCAAACGATAATCGTTTTCATTAAGAGTGGGGAAGCGTGTCGTGGGTCACGGTTCGGCGCCGGCTGATCACGACGGCGGCGAGGCCGAGCACGACCAGGACCGCGCCGGCCGCCACGACGGTCAGCACGCTGCCGCCGGTGAGCGGCAGCCGCCCGCCGCTCTGCCCGGTGCCGGTGTCCGTGCCGGTGTCCGTGCCGCCGGAGTCGGACCCGCCGCCGGTGAAGCCCGCGCCCGCGTCCGTCGCGTCGCCGACCGCGATGGTCAGCGTGCGCGTGTCGGCGACGGCCTTGCCGGCCTTGGTGGTGGCGGTCATCTCGACGGAGAGGCGGTAGAGGCCGGGCGCGGTGAACGCCCAGTTGCCGTGCGCGTGCGTGTTCAGCGGGATCGCGAGCTTCTGCGGCATCGCCTTCGCGGAGTCGAACAGCACCTGCGGCGCACCGAACGATCCGGCCAGGAACAGTTTGAACGCGCCCGGGCCCTGTACGCCCTTGAGATTCCAGGTGACGTCGCCGTCGACGCCGGACGTGACCGTGGCGTGCTGGGTGTTCCAGCCGGGCCAGACGATGCCGGACTGCTGGGTCTGCGGCAGCATGTGGATCCGCGCGCCGGCCGTGCCGAGGAACGCGTAGCCGGTGCCGGCCGGGACCGGGATCCTCGCCTTGTCCGACACCTTCAGCACCACGTCGGACAGCTCGCGCCAGACCGGCGGGGTGGCGGCGTCGTCCTTCAGCCTGATCCGCCAGGTGCCGTTCTCCAGCGTCGGCCCCATGTCCACGTGGCCGTCGCTGATCACGGTGCCGCTCGCGGGCGCGACCGTGGTGGCGGCGGCCCCGGCCTCGGCGGCGGGCGCCTGGGCCTGGGCCTGGGCGCGGGCCTGAGCCGACGAGTCCGGTGTGGAGCCCGCTTCGGCCGGGCCGGGCGCGGAGGAGTCGGCGGCGGAGTCGTCCGGCGATGTGCCGTCCGGGGGCGGGGCTGGAGTGGCCGGCGCGGGCAGGGCTGGAGTGACCGGCGCGGGCGGGGCCGGGGCGGCCGGTGCCGCAGCCGGCGGTGCCGGCGCGGGAGCCGCTGGAGTGATCTCCGGGACCGTGACCGTGTAGACCGCTGACGCCGTGCCCGCATCGGTGCCGGCCGCGCCGGAGACGGTGAAGGTGAGCCGGTGGACGCCGGCCGTGTCGAACGTCCAGGCCACGTTCGGCAGCCGCGTCCCCGCGGTCAGCGTGGCCTCGGCCGGCCCGTCGCTGTCCAGCAGCACGGCCGGCCGGCCCCAGCGCGACACCGTGTAGGCCGCGAACCCGCCGGGACCGTCCACATCGGTCAGACGCAGCGAGAGCGCGCCCCCGCCGCGTACCCCCGTGGTGTCGATCGAAGGGAAGTGGCCGCCGCCGGCGGACAGGGACCAGACCGCACGGCCGGGCGTGCCCAGGAACGCGTAGGCCGGATCGGCCGGCACGGTCGTGGACAGCCCGCCGCCGGGCCCGAAGCGCAGGCCGCCCGGATCGCGCACGGTCCCGGCCGCGTCGCGGAACCGCAGCGACAGCGCGCCACCGTCCTCGCGATCGATCGACAGCAGGCCGGCGCCGTCCGCGGACGGGTTGGCCGGCGCGGCGACGGCCGCACCCGGCGCGCCGGTCATCGCCAGCATGGTCAGCGACGCGGCCATCGCCGCGGCCGCACGGAAACGTCTCGTCATGATGTGGACTCCTTCAGGGACGAAAGGGCACGATCACGGCCACGCCGCTCGGCCTCCGCGAGCGCGGCGGCGGTCCGCAGCCGCCGACGCCGGCGAAGCAGCAGCCCGGCCGCCACCAGCGGCAGGAGCGCACCGAGCGCGGCCAGTTGGGACCAGGGCACGAGCCAGACCGTGGTACGAGCGACCGCGGTCGCCGGCGCCGGATCGAGCGGCTGCCCGTCCATCGGCACCGGCTGGACCGCGAGTTCCACCGGCACCCGGAACAGCGGCCACACGCCACCGGTCGTCGCGGTCGCACGCATCTCGCGGCCGGGCAGGATCTGCGGCAGGTCCGGCAGGTCGAAAGCCTTCCCGGGGGTACGGATGGAAGGCGCGCCGGCGAGCCGCACGTTGCCGGTGTTCGCGACCGTGTAGGCGGCGGTCAGCGTGGGCAGCCGCAACGGGTTCCACGACGTGTGCCGGGTGATCCGCGGCGCGCGCACGCTCAGCTCCGGCCGCAGCGCACCGGTCACCCGCAGGTGCACGCGCGTGCCGACCCGGTGGTCGACCGAGACCTC
Coding sequences within it:
- a CDS encoding TIGR03773 family transporter-associated surface protein, giving the protein MTRRFRAAAAMAASLTMLAMTGAPGAAVAAPANPSADGAGLLSIDREDGGALSLRFRDAAGTVRDPGGLRFGPGGGLSTTVPADPAYAFLGTPGRAVWSLSAGGGHFPSIDTTGVRGGGALSLRLTDVDGPGGFAAYTVSRWGRPAVLLDSDGPAEATLTAGTRLPNVAWTFDTAGVHRLTFTVSGAAGTDAGTASAVYTVTVPEITPAAPAPAPPAAAPAAPAPPAPVTPALPAPATPAPPPDGTSPDDSAADSSAPGPAEAGSTPDSSAQARAQAQAQAPAAEAGAAATTVAPASGTVISDGHVDMGPTLENGTWRIRLKDDAATPPVWRELSDVVLKVSDKARIPVPAGTGYAFLGTAGARIHMLPQTQQSGIVWPGWNTQHATVTSGVDGDVTWNLKGVQGPGAFKLFLAGSFGAPQVLFDSAKAMPQKLAIPLNTHAHGNWAFTAPGLYRLSVEMTATTKAGKAVADTRTLTIAVGDATDAGAGFTGGGSDSGGTDTGTDTGTGQSGGRLPLTGGSVLTVVAAGAVLVVLGLAAVVISRRRTVTHDTLPHS
- a CDS encoding anchored repeat-type ABC transporter ATP-binding subunit; its protein translation is MSPVLSLDDVTVRLGGRPALENVTMSVAAGEFTALLGPNGAGKTTLLRAALGLLPLTGGKTTITNPGYVPQRHEFAWDFPASVQDVVLSGLVRRIGLFRRPRVAHWTAVWDALDRVRLGDLRTRPVGELSGGQRQRVLVARALALDPAVLLLDEPFTGLDMPSQEVLTELFTTIARERAVLMATHDLAAAAYTCDRLILINRTVLAAAPPAELRDRDVWMRAFGVGAESHLLKALGV
- a CDS encoding choice-of-anchor M domain-containing protein, whose product is MKVAVALIAAVASTLIAAPAQAAPVTLTAGHVDVLDVDYAGGALTLDLRDGTGATPVDRDPADVTLGVPAAAKVTVPSGSAWSFLGTPGSTVWVLPQSQNPNLLYAGWDTAGVASGAVQGNTLTFRLTGVSGPGRFSVYTTSAFGTPTKLFDSGDGLPDSGTVATAAHAHANWAFSAAGTYAVTFEVTATTPSGAALTTGARTYTFQVSN
- a CDS encoding choice-of-anchor M domain-containing protein — translated: MVAAALAVPSPDGLSQSLDPDQGLATGPAILETGHVDVGPRFRDDTWSIQIHDDEAAPPVWRSPDEAVIRVRDAAKQEVPDDPAYAFLGAPAGTSVHVLPQTQQEGVVWLGWNTQDPGLLAQAGRGVTMNLRGVQGPGRLTVFLQSGTLGAPQVLWDSANAYPQPLWVDRNTHTHANWVFGAPGVYLIALDVTAELAGGGTATASTTLRFAVGDAAGPDEARAGTIAVASPSAPPSVPADDRGFPGWLLGVLGLAALLLIALLVSVAVRGAAVRRAAERARESA
- a CDS encoding anchored repeat ABC transporter, substrate-binding protein, which encodes MRVLLAVLSVLALTGCAAPPAFTGDEGRVQVVTTTGILADLVRNVGGDRVLVDSLVPDDADPHGYEPTLRDVRNTVYADLAFSNYLLLEPAAVIKALDANLRDGIPNVSLAEGATKYAAEIIPLVENVSLDTIWLGLRARGTGSAYGVTRSSDVRLTAVRAEGPGRLLAYLTGSFGKPEMVFDSSEKQGTVVLPADAHTHMSWAFTEPGVYRLTLRADLAIEADAGAVPLGENTFTFAVGVDPHGVPGMAGADVLGQGHADLTADIDTGELYLYADPHGGGESGQHRHDPARTVIEVPAKALQEVPGGTAFRFLGRDRVYQLPQAVLGRHVHGEIDPHLWQDAGNAMAYTELIRDTLIGVDPAGTGTYRENADRYLRELTTLDAYLTGTIASIPASRRYLVTTHDAFGYLAKAYGIPVAGFVTPNPAAEPSLADRRKLTETLRTLEIRAVFLEPNLRARSSTLVEVAREQDVAVCDIYGDTFDGRITTYLAMMRFNADSLKRCLS
- a CDS encoding WxL protein peptidoglycan domain-containing protein; translated protein: MHRLLGLLMTPLLATAPVPAPMPAPAPSAPAAITWSVAPSGPAGPDGRPALDYKLDPGATLTDHVVVANHSRQTLTLRLYASDALTTAEGGFDLLPADRAPVDAGAWIVPERDTIVLPSTSRVVVPVTVAVPANATPGDHVGGIVASLTARTTGPDGSEVSVDHRVGTRVHLRVTGALRPELSVRAPRITRHTSWNPLRLPTLTAAYTVANTGNVRLAGAPSIRTPGKAFDLPDLPQILPGREMRATATTGGVWPLFRVPVELAVQPVPMDGQPLDPAPATAVARTTVWLVPWSQLAALGALLPLVAAGLLLRRRRRLRTAAALAEAERRGRDRALSSLKESTS
- a CDS encoding choice-of-anchor M domain-containing protein translates to MRHSIRLLAGTGAVAAALVAAAGPAQAYTAPAVLSAGHVDAIDVEFEDGALELAIHDENSDSEFAPSEAVLLVKREAKTAIPAEEAYAFLGSAGQPVWVLPQVQDPELLFAGLSAEELEAGVFTGDTVRINLTGVQGPGDIAIFTQDAVGAPTVLADDTDGLPDTLSIGVGDHEHVNWAFDRAGTYRFTVTASATLAATGETVTSEPAVYTFRVQR